The sequence TCCCCACCACCTGCTCGGGCGACATGTAGGAGAGCTTGCCCTTGATCTCGCCGGCCCGGGTCTGCTCGACCTGGGTGGCCGCCTTGGCGATGCCGAAGTCGAGGATCTTCACCGTGCCATCGAAGGAGACGAAGATGTTCTCGGGCGTCACGTCGCGGTGGACGATGTTCAGGGGGTTCCCGTAGACGTCGGTCTTCTGGTGCGCGTAGTAGAGCCCCTCGCAGACGCTCGAGGCGATCTTCAGCGCGTAGACCATCGGGAAGGGGATCCCCATGGAGTCGGCCTTCGGGATCACGCGCCGCATGTCGCGCCCGAAGATGTACTCCATGGCGATGAAGAAGGTGTCGCCGATCTTGCCGAGGTCGTAGATCTGCGCGATCGACGGATGCGAGAGCTGCGCGGCCAGCTTCGCCTCGTGCAGGAACATGTTCACGAAGCTCTGCTGCTTCGAGAGGTGCGGCCGGATCCTCTTGATGACGATCGTCTTCTCGAAGCCCTCGAGGCCGGCCTGCCGGGCGAGAAAGATCTCGGCCATGCCGCCGACCGCGATCCGGTCGATCAGCGTGTACTTTCCGTACCTTACGCCCTTCTTACGCGCCACGGAGGCAGCATACCGGCCACCTTCGGCCCCGGGCAACAAAGCGGCCCGGCGCCGCCGGGTGAGACGGCCTCTCTCGACCCCGGCTGCCCGATCAGAAGTGCATGCGGTGTTCGACCAGCGGACCGCGCGCCAGGGCGGCCTCCCGCAGGAGGGCGCCGAGGTCGCCGGCCTTGAGCGGATGCTCGAGCGCGGTGACGGGATGCATGGCCAGGGTCGCCCGCAGCAGGGGCGTCAGCTCGTCACAGACCACTGCGACGGTCGGCGCGTGCTTCCAGCTGCGGATCATCCTCGAGAGGTCCTCGTGGATCGCCCGGCCATCTGCCCCGCTCGAGAGCAGGACGAGATCGATCTCCGGCTCGTTGTCGAGGGCCTCCCGGGCCTCTTCTGCATCCCGCACCCAGCGCGTCTCCACCCACTCGTCGAGGCGGCGCAGTGCCATCTTTATCAGTACCAGGTACACCTTCCGGTGTTCCACGACCATCACGCGACGTCGAACGATCAACTTCGTATCCCCCGAAAGCGATCGGTTCATTCGATTCAACAGACGCCCCGAGGGTAGCAAGGCGGTCGGGGCCCCGAACAGCGGGGCCGGATCCCCAGGGGAGGATCCCCGCGTGCAAAGATCCGCCGTTCGCGGCGGATCCGAACACGATCGTCAGCCGTTCAGAAGCGCAGGGCCGAGAGCGCATCGTAGGTCTCCCGGTCGCGGGTCTGGTTGTAGAGGTCGCGCTGCTCCTTGAAGTCGGCCGCGGTCGCGTCCGCCTTGAGGTGGAAGTACCCGCCGGCCCCGAGGGCGACCACCGTCGCGCCCGCCGAGATCCAGGCGCCGAGCCGCATCCGCTTCGCCGACTTGGCGTAGGACTCGAGGAAGTCGGGCGAGGGCACCATCTGCACGCCACGGGCGACGGTCTCGTCCACCTTCACGACCACCTGCTCCTTGGCGGTGATGAAGCCGGTCTTCTCCACCTCGACGAGGTGCACGCCGGCCGGGACCTTCTGCTCGCCCAGGGGGCTGACCCCGACGATCCGGCCGTCGATCTTCACCGACGAGCCGGGCTCGCTCACCGAGATGATCAGGGAGCCCAGGCGCCCCTCGAGGGCCTTGGAGAGGAGCTGCACCGTGGCGTTCGGGACCTCGTCGATGAGGCCGCCCGCGTCGCCCTTGACCGTGCGGCTGACGCGGTTGAGCACCTTGGCCTTGGCGACCTCCATCAGGACGAGATCGAGGATGGTCTGCTCGCCGACCTTCTTGAGGCCGCCCTGGATCATGTAGTCGGCGCCCAGCGCGCCGCCGATCTCGGCCAGGCAGCTCTCCGAGTCGACGCCGCAGAGCTGCTTCTGGGCCTCGAGGGAGAGGAGCGCCCGGATGTCGGCGCCGCTGATGACCGAGAAGGCCTCGGTGTCCCTCGCGGCGCGCGCGACCGAGGCGCTGACCACGCTCACGAGATCCTCGGAGACGCCGCCGCCCTTGAGATCCATCACCGCGAGCTGCGGCAGCTCCTCGGCGGAGGCCGGCCGCACCGGCGTCACCAGACCGACCAGCGCGAGGCCGGCCACGACGAGACGTCCCATCCTGATCTGCATGATCTTCCTCCCCCGAAAGAGGCGAATTCGAACGCGAATCCTAGCATGACTCTTCCAAGCGGGGGCCCAGCGAATAGGATGCCGACGTGCTGATCGCGCTGCTGCGGGCCCTCCGGCCGACCCACTGGTCCAAGAACGCCTTCGTGCTGGCGCCCCTGCTCTTCGCGCGGCGCTGGGAGGACGGCCCCTCGGTCCAGCTGGCGCTGCTCGCCCTGGGGCTCTGGTGTGCCGCGGCCAGCGCCGTCTACCTCTTCAACGACGTCCGGGACCGCGAGGAGGATCGGCTCCACCCGCTGAAGAAGCTGCGCCCGGTGGCCGCTGGCGCCCTGCCGGTCCCCGTGGCCCTCGGCGCGGCCGCCCTGCTGGCCGCGGGCGCCCTGCTCCTGGGCTGGCTCTTCCTGGCGCCCACGGTGGGGGTCGGGCTCGGGGCCTACCTCCTCTTGAACCTGGCCTACAGCCTCCACCTCAAGAAGATCCCCTACCTCGACGTCTCGATGGTGGCCGCCGGCTTCGTCCTGCGGGTCTTCACCGGCGCCGTCGCCATCGCGGTGCCGGCCTCGCCCTGGCTCCTCACCTGCGCCGCGGGCCTGGCGCTCTTCCTCGCCCTGGCCAAGCGCCGGGCCGAGCTGGCCCGGACCCGGGAGACCGACGCCTCGGCCCGCAAGGCCGTGCAGTCCTACGATCTGGGCCGCCTCGACCTGCTCTGCCGGGTGATGGCCCTGGTGAACACCGTGGCCTATGGGGCCTACGGCATCTCCCCCACCACCGTCTCCCACATCGGTGACGCGCGGATGGCCCTCACCCTCCCCTTCGTGGCCCTGGGGCACTGGCGCTACCTCCACCTCCTGAAGAAGGGCGAGGGCGAGGATCCCACCCGCCTGGCCCGCAAGGATCCCTTCCTCCTCTGCATCACCCTGGGCTGGGTGATCGCCTGCGCTCTTCTCCTCGCGCTCTGAACGAGGCAGACTTCCGCGTGACCATGAAGAACTACCAGGATCTGCACGAGGGCAACCGCTTCCCCATCCACCACCCGGACGGTCGGGTGGAGTACCTGACCGCCAAGGAGTACCTGGCGGTGCGGGGACGCTTCAACGCCGAGCACGAGCTGGCCACGGTCCCCTCCCCCGGCGCCGGCTCCCGGCGGGTCAGCAATCCCGCCGGCGCCCCGCGCCCTCGCGACTAGCCGATCTTCAGGCTGACGACCTGGTCGCGATCCTCCTCGTGCTTCAGCAGCACGTCGAGGGTGTCACGAACCAGCTGAGGCTCGAGGGCGTCGCCGCCGAGGAGGAGCAGCGCGCGGGCCCACTCGATGGTCTCGGCCACCGAGGGGAGCTTGCGCAGATCGAGGGTCCGGATGCGGGCGACGTGGGCCGCGATGCTCGCCGCGAGGCCCGCCTCGAGCCCGGGGATCCGCGAGCGAAGGATCTCCTCCTCGCGCTCGGGCGTGGGGAAGTCGAGGAAGAGGTGCAGGCAGCGCCGGCGTAGGGCGTCGGAGAGCTCCCGGCTGTCGTTGGAGGTGAGCACGACCCTGGGCCGCCGGGTCGCCTTCACCGTCCCCACCTCCGGGATCGAGAGGGCGAAGTCGGCCAGGACCTCGAGGAGCAGCGCCTCGAACTCGGGCTCGGCCTTGTCCACCTCGTCGATGAGGAGCAGCGCCGGACCCTCGCAGCGGATCGCCCGGAGCAGGGGCCGCGGCAACAGGAAGCGCTCGGAGAAGAAGACGTCGTCGAGCTCACCCACGCGGCGGGCGGCCTCCGCGAGGCTGGTGGCCCCCTCGGTGACCTCCTCGAGCCGGTCCTTGAGGAGCTCGACGTAGAGGAGCTGCTTCCCGTAGGCCCACTCGTAGACGGCCTTGGACTCGTCGAGGCCCTCGTAGCACTGCAGGCGGATCAGCTCGCGCCCCTCGGCGGCGGCCAGGGCCACCCCCAGCTCGGTCTTCCCGACCCCCGCCGGTCCCTCGATCAGGAGCGGCCGGTCCAGGGCCCCGGCGAGGTAGGCCACGGTCGCGGTCCGGGTGTCGGCGACGTAGCCCTGCCCCTCCAGGATCCGGCGCACCGCCTCTGGGGCGTGCTTCGCCTCGGTCTCGGTGCTCACGGCTGCTCGCTCCCTACCTGTTCAATTCCGGGCTGCCCCCTGACAGAGCTGTCGTGGATCCTCCCCGGGGGTAGACCCCCTAGTGGCCCCTGGCCCAGTGATCCCGGCAGCTTGGAGCGATGGCGCGCCCCTTGCTCTCCTGCAGCTCCGTCCCACGGGCAACACCGTGGGGCAGGGAGAGGGCGAAGGCCGAGACCGCGAGGTTTCGGCCTTCGATTTTCCGTCCCCCTCAACGGAGCTTGGAGGCCCAGTCCCGGGCTTCCTGCTGGAGCCGGGGGTCGGCGTCACGCGCGCCGCTGTCGGCGTAGCGCTGGTAGTAGGTCGCGGCGCGGCGGTTCTTGCCGAGGGCGCGGTGCGCCTCGCCCAGCCCGAAGAGGGGGGAGGCCATCTGCTGGTCCAGGGCCAGGGCCCGCTCGTACTCCGCGACGGCCCGGTCGTAGCGACGCAGCCCCACCAGGGCCGAGCCGAGGGCCACGTGGGCCACGGCGAGGGAGGGATCCGCCGAGATGCTCTGCTCCAGGGCCTGCACGGCTCCCTCGTACTGCCGCTGCCCGATGAGGGCCACGCCCCGCTCGTACTCCTGGCGCGAGCGGCGGACGTCCACCGCCGTGGGCTGCCGGGCGGGCGCGGGCGCGGGCTGCGTCGCCGGCTGGGGCTGCGGCTGGGGCGTCGGCGTCCCGGCGTAGGGCTGATGGGTGGGGGCCGGCGCCGGTGCCGGTGCCGGTGCCGGCGCGGGAGCCGGCGCGGGCTGCGAAGCGGCGAGCTTCTTGCGGGCGACCTCGATGTTCTTCCGGGCCCCCTCGTTGGTCGGATCGAGCTCGATCACGTGCTCCCAGGCGGGGATGGCGCGGTCGAGGCGCCCCTGCAGCGCGAAGGCGTACCCGAGCTTGTAGTGCGCCTCGCTGGCGCGAGGGTTCTGCTGCACCCCGTTCTGGTAGGCCTTCACGGCGCCCTCGTAGTCCTTGGCCTTCATCCGGGCGTCGCCCAGCTCGACCTGCTTGCGCGCGGCCCGCGCCTCGGCGTTCCCGGCGGGTTGGGCCGGCTGCACCGCGGGCTGCACCGGCGGCGGCTGCGGCTGCGCCACGGGCGGCGGCTGCGGCTGAGGATAAGGCTGCGGCGTGGGCTGCGGCTGAGGATAAGGCTGCGGCGTGGGCTGCGGCTGAGGATAAGGCTGCGGCGCGGGCTGCGGCTGAGGATGAGGCTGGGGCGCGGGCTGCGGCTGCGCGACCGGCTGCGCGACCGGCTGCGGCTGGGGCTGGGGCTGGGGCGTGGGCTGCGCCACGGGCGCCGGCGGCGGCGGCGGCGGACGCGCGGCCTCCTCGAGCTCTTTCTTCAGGGTCGCGGCCTTCT is a genomic window of Deltaproteobacteria bacterium containing:
- a CDS encoding PEGA domain-containing protein is translated as MGRLVVAGLALVGLVTPVRPASAEELPQLAVMDLKGGGVSEDLVSVVSASVARAARDTEAFSVISGADIRALLSLEAQKQLCGVDSESCLAEIGGALGADYMIQGGLKKVGEQTILDLVLMEVAKAKVLNRVSRTVKGDAGGLIDEVPNATVQLLSKALEGRLGSLIISVSEPGSSVKIDGRIVGVSPLGEQKVPAGVHLVEVEKTGFITAKEQVVVKVDETVARGVQMVPSPDFLESYAKSAKRMRLGAWISAGATVVALGAGGYFHLKADATAADFKEQRDLYNQTRDRETYDALSALRF
- a CDS encoding decaprenyl-phosphate phosphoribosyltransferase, which encodes MLIALLRALRPTHWSKNAFVLAPLLFARRWEDGPSVQLALLALGLWCAAASAVYLFNDVRDREEDRLHPLKKLRPVAAGALPVPVALGAAALLAAGALLLGWLFLAPTVGVGLGAYLLLNLAYSLHLKKIPYLDVSMVAAGFVLRVFTGAVAIAVPASPWLLTCAAGLALFLALAKRRAELARTRETDASARKAVQSYDLGRLDLLCRVMALVNTVAYGAYGISPTTVSHIGDARMALTLPFVALGHWRYLHLLKKGEGEDPTRLARKDPFLLCITLGWVIACALLLAL
- a CDS encoding MoxR family ATPase, with protein sequence MSTETEAKHAPEAVRRILEGQGYVADTRTATVAYLAGALDRPLLIEGPAGVGKTELGVALAAAEGRELIRLQCYEGLDESKAVYEWAYGKQLLYVELLKDRLEEVTEGATSLAEAARRVGELDDVFFSERFLLPRPLLRAIRCEGPALLLIDEVDKAEPEFEALLLEVLADFALSIPEVGTVKATRRPRVVLTSNDSRELSDALRRRCLHLFLDFPTPEREEEILRSRIPGLEAGLAASIAAHVARIRTLDLRKLPSVAETIEWARALLLLGGDALEPQLVRDTLDVLLKHEEDRDQVVSLKIG
- a CDS encoding tetratricopeptide repeat protein, which gives rise to MYENRRLITAVALVLGLGLTFPAFAGIPDEAKEKKREADQLAKAGNADAALAAYQKAVEIAPDYALAHNEMGTLLYKQGKKDEAIEAFHAAAMADEEYATAWFNWAYASRKAEKWDQAIEGYTKHTQLKPDEPDAYYGLAESFRQADRKKEAIAAYEQYVKKETRASERKWVIKAQEKAATLKKELEEAARPPPPPPAPVAQPTPQPQPQPQPVAQPVAQPQPAPQPHPQPQPAPQPYPQPQPTPQPYPQPQPTPQPYPQPQPPPVAQPQPPPVQPAVQPAQPAGNAEARAARKQVELGDARMKAKDYEGAVKAYQNGVQQNPRASEAHYKLGYAFALQGRLDRAIPAWEHVIELDPTNEGARKNIEVARKKLAASQPAPAPAPAPAPAPAPAPTHQPYAGTPTPQPQPQPATQPAPAPARQPTAVDVRRSRQEYERGVALIGQRQYEGAVQALEQSISADPSLAVAHVALGSALVGLRRYDRAVAEYERALALDQQMASPLFGLGEAHRALGKNRRAATYYQRYADSGARDADPRLQQEARDWASKLR